A stretch of DNA from Glycine max cultivar Williams 82 chromosome 18, Glycine_max_v4.0, whole genome shotgun sequence:
TACTGTTTACTCTCATTTTACAGGGGAAATCCAAATCTGAACATGTCACACAATTGTCATCAGGTTCCTCTCCTGTTTTTAGTCAGAGTCATAGCTCGTATACTACTCACAACCCAGGAACAGCATCCATGTTTGGTGATTCATGTGAACCTAATCAGAAATTTTCTAGTTCTGGGTCTTTAGAAGATACATCCGAAGCACAAGCCTTGCGCCAATTGGAAGAACAGCTGAGTTTGAATGAGGACATTTTCAATGAAATTGCACTTGATTTAATCCCAGGTCAAGATCAAAGGGTGGTTTATAAGCAAGATAACTCTGTAGCTTTGTCTGGACCAAATGATCCAGGACAACCTTGTGATGGAtataatggaagagaaggtaattTAGACAAACTTGAGctgttaatgttttttttcgaGGGgggaataaaattaatatatgtttgaAGTTAGTGAaacatttgaattattattctattttatgcttttatcttgtattgtgttttgatttgtTCAGTTATAGATGCTTGTCTTCTACTTATGCAACATATGAAGATGGCTTCTTCAGCCCTCACAGCTAATTTGCCGTGACTGTTGAGttaaatttataacataactGCTTATTTTAAGTTGTCCAAGGCTATCATAGCTATATATATCAGTATGACCATACTTCTATTCTTCTAATTTGTCTATGGTACCCTTCTGTATGATAGATTTTCTTTAAGTGAAACCTAATTCCCCAATTGTTATATGCTGGTTGTTTCATTTGAATCTATCATCCactcaacctttttttttcaaactgtCACATTCAGCTTTATATCAGActcaaatttatttcataagaTCTTTATAGTTTGTTTTCGCTACTccttattataattaaacaacAACTGTAGAGAGAGGAAAGCAAAATCTTCTgaaattattgtattttctgTAGATGACAGTGGTACATATTATCATGACTTTCTTGATGATTGTCCTGGTGGAAATGAAAAAACTATATACTGGACTGAAGTGCTGGAATCGTGTAAGCCCTTATCTGTGACCAAATTACCAGATCAACATGCATATGACGCGATTGAAAATGTGAGTATTCCTAAGATATACTTCATGTCATCAAGAgtttataattcatttttcttttgcaaCTTGCAAAGAAATAAAATCTCTATGCTTAAAACAGGGAAAGTCATTATTTTCTTCAGGAAGAGGAATGATTGCCAACCGGGAAAAAAATCAGTGGCTAAACTCCAACAGTAATAATGTTGAAAACTGTATGACTTACTTCTGCCTTAACTTGAAAATTTCCCTTTTTGTTGCATATAATGAAATTTCTTCCATCTCTCTTTGATGTTCCATATCACCAGCTGTTTTCTTGTTTCCTCAAGACATTGGAGTCAAATTTCCTCCATATTCTATGGTAGAAACTCCAGGAACTAACTATGACTACTATGAAACCTGTTTTGATCAATTCCAAAATCAAGAACCTCTGGGTGTAGATTCAAGCTTCACTGTTGTGCAGAAACAGAAATTTACAATTAGGGCAGTTTCCCCAGAATACTGTTATGCCACTGAGACTACAAAGGTTTGGGCCTTTTAATTTCAACACTTGTTATGTCCTATGTAATGATTTATCACTCTTTGCACTAGGGAATTTATCTGCTGCTTCTTGGTGCTTATTACTCAGCTTTACCTATGTTCTTGAAGAGCTTTAAAATGCATACACAACATGGTTCAAATATGTATGCATTTTTTGtataatgtaattatatatgtaataactagttatatatataataactaggGAGTTAAAAATGAAAGCTCTTAGCTTTTGATTTCAATACCATTTGGGGCATATACATTGTTTCTACTCTCTTtccatttgaaattttaatattttatatgatacaAATACTGTTGATGTTGTCTATATTTGAATCCTAATTTCCCAAGTTATATGCATAGGTGATCATTATTGGGTCATTTCTATGCCATGACTCGGATTCTACCTGGGCCTGTATGTTTGGTGATGTTGAAGTTCCTGCAGAGATAATTCAGGATGGTGTAATCTGTTGTGAAGCTCCATCTTATCTTCTTGGGAAGGTTAATTTGTGTGTTACTTCAGGAAATAGGGTGCCATGCAGTGAAGTGAGGGGGTTTGAGTTTCGAAATAAGACTACTAGTTGCACTCGCTGTAATTCATTGGAAACAGAAGGCAGCAAAAGTCTAGAAGATCTGTTATTACTTGTTCGATTTGCAGAGATGCTCCTTTCTGCTTCAACTACAAAGGATGACAGAATAGAATCTGGAAGTTATCTTTCAACAGAACagaaagatgatgatgattcatgGAGCCATATTATTATAGACACTCTTCTAGATGGCACCAGAACATCATCTGATACTGTTAACTGGCTTCTTGAAGAGCTGCTGAAGGATAAGTTGCAGCTCTGGCTTTCTAACCGAAGAGATGAAGGGACAGGCTGTTCTTTTTCCAGGAAAGAACAGGGGATAATACACATGATTTCTGGGTTGGGTTTTGAGTGGGCCTTGAGCCCCATTCTTAGTTGTGGTGTGAATATAAATTTCCGTGACATCAATGGGTGGACCGCTCTTCATTGGGCTGCTAGGTTTGGGAGGTAATAGAAAACTGAGTTGTTGATATTGATATGCAATTGTGATAGCATTTTGTTTGAAAGCCTTGAATAATATACTTGATAAAATCTGTTTAGAAACCTTTACAAATCCTTGGGAGAAGGGAATACCAATGCAAAGAAATAGAACAAGAAGGACAAGTAAAGCCTTTAATACCTACCCAGCAAACATTAGAAATTGATGGCTGCATTTAAGGAGTAATAACCACATCTAACAGTATGCTTCACATGCAACAGGATGTTTCAATCATTCTTGAACATGTATATAAAGCCTAATCAATCAAAGCCAaatgtttagttttttatttgaacaaaaatgcctttttcccaccatatgggatcagctacattaattaaattatgacaTTGTGTTGGACCAAAAACTGAATTTTAAGAAATGTCATTTaaatcaaaatgtttttaaacgGTTTCTCTGGAGTTCTCGTTGGTCTTCCGCTATCTCTATTGATCAGACTGCCCTCCATATAATTAATTCGCCTTACCTAGGCCTCTATTGGTCTTCTCACATGATCAAACAATCTTATTAGACCAAATTCTGTCATAAATGATCATATCAAGGTTGAAACTCTTGCTTTTAAAAGCCTTTATAAATGATCTATCCATTCTAATTGTTCTGGGAATTTGGGCCactgaaatattttgtttcatgATAGGGAAAAAATGGTTGCTTCGCTTATAGCTTCTGGTGCATCTGCTGGAGCAGTGACAGATCCAAGTTCACAAGATCCAACAGGTAAAACTGCTGCATCTATTGCAGCTAGCCATGGCCATAAGGGACTGGCAGGTTATCTTTCAGAGGTAGACCTAACAAGCCATCTGTCATCCCTCACATTGGAAGAGAGTGAGCTTTCTAAAGGATCTTCTGAGCTTGAAGCCGAGTTAACTGTCAGTAGTGTCTCTAAAGAAAATCTTGTGGCCAGTGAGGATCAGGTTTCACTACAAGCTTTCCTGGATGCTGTTAGAAATGCAGCTCAGGCAGCTGCACGGATACAAGCTGCTTTTCGTGCACATTCTTTTAGAAAACGGAAAGAAAGAGAAGCTGCTGCTGACGCTGGTCTAGATGGATATTGTATTGATGCAGGTAGCATTGATAATAACATTTCAGTGCTTTCTGCCGTGTCAAAACTTAGTTCTCAGAGCTGTCGTGATTACAATTTAGCTGCCTTATCGATTCAGAAGAAATATCGAGGCTGGAAAGGTCGTAAAGAATTCTTAGCATTGCGCCAGAAAGTAGTTAAGATACAGGTAACCGTAATAGAAATTGTTAATACAGTTTTACTATACTAATTGAATTCCAAGAGTTCTGCATGTACCTGTATATTGGCAGTGTAGAAGTGTAGGTACTTTGTAaagtgaataaataataaatttttttataaattggaaTGAGGGGGGAGATAAAAGATAGCTAGACATGCACATGCATACATCAAGAACTTACTTTTAACTATTTACTAGTATTAACCTTggtttttctaaatttatttgggCAGGCTTGTGTAAGGGGATACCAGGTTCGGAAGCAATACAAGTTAATATTATGGGCAGTTGGAATCTTGGACAAGGTTGTGCTACGATGGCGCAGAAAACGAATTGGTATACGAAGTGTCCGGCAAGAAATGGaatcaaatgaagaagaaagtgatgatgAAGATTTTCTCAGCGTGTTCCGGAAAGAGAAAGTAAATGCAGCAATTGAAAAGGCTTTGAAGCAGGTGCTTTCCATGGTCCATTCCTCTGGTGCTCGTCAGCAATATAGGCGCTTGCTTTTGTTGTATCGTCAAGCCAAGGCCAAGGTAAATACGctaataaaagcaaaaaataaattataggtCTGGGATAACACCGGTTAACATCTCTGGTATCTGTTAGTTATACCACTTTTTGCATTCAGATTGATCAAATAAGAAGTAAGTGTTGAGCATAGCTTTCATAGTCCATTTCTAATTTTCTTTACTGAGTAAGATAACTGTAACGCTAGCAAGTAGCAACACGATATTCTGTTTGGACACACTATTTATTACTAGATGAAACCCAATTCTAGTTTCTCATAAAATGTTGAAAATCAGAATATAATCTGATCCCATTCTTTATTAGTGGGGCCAGCAGCATAAGGTTTTACTCAACAATAAAAGTGTCAAATAGTGGGTTGCTAATCATAAAGTAATTAGGACCTAATTAAACATGCTAAGCTAGCATTTAGCAATGTTTTTTATGTGAGGAGAGGTTCCCTGTTTTGTACAATGCATAACTTGTTGATTCTTTTACAGACTGAACGTGGCAGCACGAGTGATGAAGCACCCTTATCAACTTCGGAAGAGGAAGTTTCCAATATGGAAGATGATGATTTGTGTCAATTTTGGGAAACGTTCTGGCCTTCCTAGTTTTATTTCTCTTTGGGGATAAATTTCTGACTTCCCAGCTTATATGGTGTGAGTATTTGGATGTGTAGAATAAGCTTGATTGAGCTTTTAGTTTGTAAATCAGTCTAGGTTGTATAGTGATAATGGCGATGGAcactttctctttttatgtAAAACTGGCCTTCAATGCTCTGGTGGTATATAGGGTTTCAAATACAGTgaagtttttatttcttatttcttgtCTTACATTTCATCAGAAGAACTAGACAGAAGAAACCACAAagataaaaatgttatattattaaGATATTAATCTGGTTTAAAATGATTAAGTACCATTTCCCATTTTAAGGAGgattcaaattaatataatttatcattgAGTATTCCTTGAATGTGcaacatcattttctttttatcaattttgtgtaactttaaattatttttaaaaaataatattaaaaaatttagatcatttgaaaaagtttaatatagaatattactattttttaaataaaattatggaaAGGCGACGCGGTtaaattaaggaaaaatattttttatgcattataTGTAGTTTAAGAAAATTGCTTATCTAAAgagtttgaattatattataaaacttTAAACTTAAGCTAGCTTTTGCAACCATTCTTTAGATATGTAATTTaagaaaattgcttgataaaagTTTACACTCTAATCTACATAATTGTGCATTACTAAATCATTGAATATGAAGCTGTAATAGATAATTTGGTAACAGCGTAATGATTTTCATATCAATAATAGCATATTAAATCAAAAGAATAGCATCTATAATTacaacatgttaaaaaaaaaaaaaaactaactgtaGTGGATGAACAATTTTTACGCAAGTACTATACTCTTCTccaagataattatttaaatatagatATAAGTTAAGAACCACATATGGAAGAGTCAACATAAGGACCCCACTCTCCCACTTATTATGTGGTGAGGCTAAGTCATCGTGTTGTGTATAGACAAGTTTCCCATGAAAAGGTAAGAAGCACTAACGCCACTTCCCAAAGTTGGATGATGCTAGAGATGAGGAGAAGAcccaaaaaacaaaaccaaaacgcCACGTCTCTTGTGGTTTTCATTCAATAATACACCTCTTGTCGGTGGCCGATGGGTGAGAACAGAGAAAGacccttttattattattgaagtcCAAACAACATACAAGCATGGAACAAGATCGAAGGTTTGAGCTCATCGACCAAGCAATTCAGAAGCTTGTACACGACAACACCAACAAAGTCCAAGAATCCCTCCATAACAATGATGCTCAATACCAACACCCTCTTTCCCACCTTCTCTCTGTCTCTCAGGTATATTTGCAATTCATGCATATTGATATGCTCATATGCAAAAACtagtttcaaattttattcttgCATATGGTGTTTGTTTATTATATGCATAGTTTGTCAATCTtccttaaaactttattttaatattaatggtATAGGTAGCACTGACACAGAAGTGCTGAATTTATtggcagttgaaaatgttgaaAGGAGAAGAGATACTTGAGCAATTCGAAGCTTCTAGTTCTTCTGAGCCGGTGGCTTCTATAACTCAGGAAACAGAAAGTGAAAATGAGGATGCTGGGGAAAGTAAGGGAAGTGAAAATGATGAGATAATCAAAGAACTGAAGAAGTTGAAGAGGCAGAACTTCGTGACTCATTGTCTTCTTTCGGTGATGATTGTTCTCACTGTGGCTTGGCAACTATCGGAGGTTTCTCTTATTTTGAAAGTCAAAGATGGAATAAGCCACCCTTTTAGATCATTTGGAAATATGCTCAAAGGGATGGTGAAAGTCCCTAACATGAATGGCCAGGAAGCTGATGACAAAGAACACCCATCTGAATCTCCATCCATTCCTTCAATGATCATTCCAAATATGTCTCATAATGGAAACTAGTGAAACTTGCCATTTTCTTGTGGTGTTTAATCTATTCTAAATTGGTTGAAAGTAATATAACAAAGGAAATGACCTTTGCAAGTGCGGACAGGCGTTGTGTCTTATTGTAGCACACTCATGAATCATACATTACCATTGTATCCAATTTGCCATATTTCTCCTGTAGATTTAGACGGGAACTGATAGGAAGCAAGACCTTCATGTCAAAGTCACTTGGTTTAGAATCTTAATCGGATTCTGCACGTAGTAAGAAAAATCCAAATTCCCTGAAAGTCAAATAGGTTTGtatctttattttgatttttttattttacatagcCTTATTATTTTGTGGTTGGCGTAGGTTAGTCATTCAATGGAAACGTTCAATTTGGACCGCGCAACTGGATTTTATATGAACCCTGACGAAAAGTTGGAAGGGAAAGGCCGAAAGGGAAAAGAGCCCTTGGGGTCACAATTTAGAAAATGTCCAATGATTATCTTCATCATAGTTTTCACCAAACTAAGAGGACAGGACCTAGTTGACATTCCATTATCCTAATCCATGACTAATTCTAGTGTTGTACACAAGTTTGTTGCATCTCATTATCCCGATTCATTGATTCCTCCCTGACCTGTGCTTCTCTTAGAAGTTTGAACTCTGATTCGGTCAGGGTAACAGCATGAGAAATCTAAGAAGGCAACAGTGTAACTGATATTCAACATTAAGCACTGAGCAATGCATCTGACACCAAATTTGATTCACATCACTGACACCTGCAACATTAGCTCTTCAGCACCTAGCAATGCATTCTGTTTAATGGGAaggcactttttttttttctgggggTAGAGGAAAAAGGTAGATTTGCTGGAGACTTCGAAATGACTGCTACTCATTTCCGTCATCTATTGGCATTCGGTGTCCGGAGCATGGTCCTCAAGTAACTGATACCAATACGTCCCACAAGGAACCAAAAGGTATACCGGTGTAGCATCTATAGTCATCAGTTGATTACTTTTAAAACCACTTAACCacggttatttgaaaattacCACACATATATGGCGATTATAGTTGTTCACCAAGTATAAATTTCAGtacagaaaagaaaaggaaattcgCCCCTTGTCCATCTTAGAAGGATAATCAAGCTACTGCTAGCTCACACGACATCAGAGATGGAAAGTGAAAGCAACATTTAAATTTGACAATAGAatcaaatacaacaaaaaatataagacaTGCATAAACAAACTTTCACGGGATTTTGGAAgcaaatatataaaagttttgaCCCTCCAATTTGCATAAATCTTTTAACAATTTATCCTTGAAAGCGTTTTGACCAATCGCAACAGAAAATTCTAAACTGAAGAGGCACAATTATGCGTTCAACACGAACCAAGATGGATTCATTCTCAAATGCAAAAGTCTGAAGCAAAACAGCTGTAGGCAAAGCGAATATGGCCTTTTCATGTCAACATACTCAAAGGTCTGTCTTCACGCATAGTTCAACCGGAATATGTCATTCAACACATAATAGCTTCCCTGTGGTGTTGGTATCAAATGGAACATCTGACAACAAAAAGATCAACAAGTTTAGTCCtcatgaataataaataataacaacataaaTTAGGTAATTAGTAGTAGATTAGCAGACAAACTAAAGCAGCcaagaaatgacattgatgacCAATTGACCATCAAGTTACCTTGATGCTTCTACAGCAAATAATCGCAGTTCTATCTGAGCAATAATAATTGGCAATTGCAATCATATCAAAAATCCTTTACTCCACTCCTTTACATAATCCAAAGACACGTGTCTACATAGATACTACTCCACTTAGGTTTTCAAACTACGCGAGACACCCCTAAAATAATACGTTTTGCCTCGGAGGAATTAAGAGGAACGCAAAAGCATGAGTCAACAAACACATCCAAAAACCAGTAAGTGTTCAGGAATATCGAGTTATCTGTACCCAAGACCCAAGAGGAAAACCATTGGTACAAGAATTGTTTATCAGAGCTCAATTTATTTACTCTTAATTCAACTTCACTCACGCAAGCCAAATCTTAACAATAGAAAATAGTACAAAGTAACACACCCCAAAAGCCTAATTTAGCAAAAAacgaaatttttatttaaatcgtAAAAGAACATTATGGAACACAGCCGCAAGATCAACAAGCTGAACCAAAGTGAGTTTGGTTATGTTTGGACAAACTTCCCAACAAGCACTTATAAGAGAGAAGAAAACTAGAACAtgaaatgaattttaagcttctACCATAATGTAAAGGTGAAATTATGTATAAGTTGGGTGTAATAAGTTGAagtaaataaattgatttaaacATAAGTGAAAAGTTTAAGGCTCTATCTAgctaaaaaaagaaagacaaaaaaatgaacTTGTTCCATTAACTAAAATTCAATTAGGAGATAAAGCAGAGATACGAAAGATTATTAGATAGATTATGTACTTGGCTAAACTTAAGGGAGTGTTGTTCGCCGGCGAGCTGGAGGTTGCCGCTGACGAAGACGAGCATGGCGGAGTTGACAGCGGAGGGCTGGGAATCGACGGTGGTGATGGAGTGCTGGCACTGTTGGAAGGGAAGGGAAGTGAGTTTGGCGAGGATGTTGGGGGCGCCCAGGATCTTCTGAGCCTCGAAAGAGAGCATGGAAGATTGTTGCGGTTGGTGTCGAAGGTGGAATAGTACTGCTCCACGAATGCCTTTGCCGACGCGTCTGGATCCATCTCATTCATTTCACtttttcaaaattgttattGGATTCGctccaattttcattttcatttcaaataccATTCCAAATTCAACTTAATAGTAAAGGGTTTCGTTGAGAggatataaattattgtaaattaaaaCTCCTGccataattttcttatttctgCACATTTAAAATTGTGTATGCTAGGATATGCGAGTGaatcagataaaaaaaataatttaacaggATATAACCTTTTAATCTTGTCTAATAAATTAGTGCGCATCAGGTAACTATAAGatataatattagttatattcaaataaaaaaagataccttttcattaatattacacataattctttaataattaactcttaattttgttttttataaactatgaatttattaaaaaaatataattttaactaaattttttatccaaattatattttatttattcagttACTTTGcttataattataaacaattatatcagttttttaaattataattattattcaaatatttaaaaaatatttgaagaataatttttttcttttttctttacagcgaaagcttttttctttttcttaagaaaaaagcttttgctatataaaaaaaatcatgaaatactttttatcatttttttaaaaaaagtattacttAATCCAAACTACTATATTATAATTGTAATAGTGAATGCAACAGTGGTTCATAAACCCGAGCCTTTTGTTCGGCAGGTGCTAAATGTGGGTTGAACCTTGAAGCAGGTCTGTTTAAGCCTGttcgaaaagaaaaaatgaaactgCAAAGGtaataaaatacttatattaTGACCACATTTAATCAACAGCGTTGGATTAGGTAAAAAAGATTAGTTTTTCATACTGTAATCAAAGATTAAATTCTAACTGGCAAAGCTGTCTACATTTAATGTTATGGCTTAAATAGGATTGTCTTATACAGAAAATAGTTGCATgcgtgaaaaaagaaaaaaagttagcCACAtccaagattaaaaaaaaaacttctagaATCAACATTCTTTTGAGTTTTAAAGTGTgatttttatgtaaattatattgACGAGAAAgagaatataatatataaggcAAGTGCTGATAGAGTTGCTTAAAATTACccctattaaataaaataaaaaaggcaaaaaTCATTTATGGTAGGTTCAGGTTGACAACAAATTTGAGGTTTTTCTGGGTAGAGGGAGTTGAATGTTGATACTGTGTAACATAACTTTTAAGTCAAGGAACAGGTTTAATAATGCTGACCTAACATTAAAATAGTTTGTTTCTTGAGTCTTCCCTCCGCAGTTatctgtttcttttattttacccCGAACCTTGAAGGCGTGAATAAAATCTATCTACTACTAAGTATGAAACTCCTATTAATTCAACTATTTAAGTGATTggaattaattcttttttaagtaaaatctaAAGCTCGAACTTAATTttggttaagaaaaaaatagatactCTTCTTGGATGGCTAAATATTGAGAAGTTACTACGTAAACCAAAATACACAAAGTTATGCTACAGCATTGAAAGGCTTTTAGAGGTCACAAATTCGCCAACAATGCAAGGTTCAACATCGAGTGGCCGAATGACACCAGAACATTTAGTGCAAATTCTTATTATACGAGTATAATATATAACGGAGGCACCAAAGCTTGAAGCATATAAGAATCTTCATACTAGGGCCTAGTTTCGATGACTGACACCCAGAAGAGTGTGAATTTGGTTTCACTGATTTTCACAGCCTAGAAGAGTTGTAAATTAGCAATCAAATTGTTGGGTAATGGaaacaataaatatgaaaaCTATATTTACTTCCATCCATAAGACCTCATCAAGGATCCTCTCTTGCTCCTCCCCATAGCACAAACAAATCTAAGAAAAAACCATTCACACTCTGAATACAGAAAGAAACTGCAGTTTTATATCACCTTTTACCAAGGTGTTCCCCAGGATGAGGCATTAATAACACAACCAAAGTAATGTTTACATGTCTGAGAGCATGAAAAAACGTGAATTACTACAAaccaatattatttttcatctacTTTGTTAAACCAGCAATGAACATTAGGATTACGTACAACAACACCAAAGGCCTGCAAATTGCAAAAGAACCGAGACTGGGGGGGGGGAATGGCAGGCCGTTGCTAGGCCATTGCTGTTAGAGATAGATGTGAAATCATGCCACCGCAGTCAGGCATGGATGAAATGCAGTACCACATGCTATCCACTGTCGTTTTCTCCCACGTGGCACCACACACCCAGGAACCTTCAGCCATTCTTTCTTTGCTATGTTGTAAGTAACCAATCGGTTCATTTGTTTTGATCTCAAGGACAACATGAGCAAGCCTTTGTTCCCCAGGCAAGTCATTCTAACGTGCTTCCCATAAAAGTCCAAGCACCATATGTTTGGCATTCTGTCAACCTCCTTCCACAAGAGAGTCATTTTCTGCAACTCCCATATGCATACACAAGTGGCTGCATTCTTCGTGAGCAAACCCACGAGCATGATCTGGCCATCACACTCAGCCAGAGTGTGATCAGTCAGATGCAATGGCGCTGGGATTATATATTGTTTCCAAACCCCAGTTGCCATATCATAGGAAACAATCCCTTCTGGGTCTGAACGCATGAAGTAAAGTGTGCTGCCAATAGAGACAGCTTGAGACCTAAAGTTGATTGACAATGGCAGCTTCATACCCGCAGGCATGTTTCCCGGACGACTCCAAGAATTTCTGACTGAGTCGTATACTTCATATTCTCCATCACAACCCACCCATAAGATCTTGTAGCCTGAACCAACAGAGTTTCCATTTGTAGTCATCCCTACAGCAACACGAGACCAGACCTTAACTGATCGAACTGGCAACTCCTTGAAGGATTGAGTCAGTGGGTTACAAACAAAGAAGTTTCGATGACCAATGTCAAGGAAGCAAACTAAACCGCCAGCAGAAGCCACGGGTAAAACAATCAATTTTGTGGGCGGTGTTGATATAGTTGGGTGATGCCATTTTTTCAATGAAGGGTCATACATGGCTCCCGAATTCACATTTTCATGGGTAATGGTGTAAAACCATGGGCTTTCTTGTGTGACTTGAGTACAATGCAGAGAAAAACTTTGAGAAGTCAGCATGGAATTCCACTGCCGGCAGACAGAGCGGAAGCGGAAAAATGTGGCAATGGGAAGTCGTGCAATCACAGCCTCAAATAAATCTTCAGGAAAATCTTTCCAAATTTCTTGTTCCATAACTTCAGTTGTGCAAGATCTTCCAGATGATTTGCCCCTGCTTCTGTCTCTTCGAGACTTCTTAGAAGGTGGAGGCTTTACAGGATCTGACATCCTGAAACTGCCAGACTTTCTAGCTGTCATTACAAGGCCACATAAGTCATCTACAGAGCTATCCTCAATGTCAAGGGAGGTCGTCCATCTGTAAAAAGTATAAACAATTTCATAAATCATATGCTTCCTGACATTAAGTAGAAGTTGAACCAACATTCCTACAAAGGTCAACAGTATTCACAGATAGAAAAGTgtaattgaaaagcaaatcacaACCATACaactaaaatacaaatttatattatagACCAAATTCAGACTGAgcccaaataaattataaaatagataAACACAATTGCACATACAAATAGCCTGGGATTGCGGGGGTAGTacacaaatttgaaatttctagATTTGTCAGAATACCAATCACACTAAAAAGAAGTTATATATGCAGTAGCAAAAAATGAAACTTAACCTTTGACTACAGGATTGGG
This window harbors:
- the LOC100791430 gene encoding calmodulin-binding transcription activator 4, which produces MPPGLEYNIDDLFQEAKRRWLKPVEVLYILRNHDQCEFTHQPPHQPAGGSLLLFNRRIMRFFRKDGHNWRKKKDGKTVGEAHERLKVGNVEILNCYYAHGEENRTFQRRSYWMLEPEYDHIVLVHYRETSEGKSKSEHVTQLSSGSSPVFSQSHSSYTTHNPGTASMFGDSCEPNQKFSSSGSLEDTSEAQALRQLEEQLSLNEDIFNEIALDLIPGQDQRVVYKQDNSVALSGPNDPGQPCDGYNGREDDSGTYYHDFLDDCPGGNEKTIYWTEVLESCKPLSVTKLPDQHAYDAIENGKSLFSSGRGMIANREKNQWLNSNSNNVENSVFLFPQDIGVKFPPYSMVETPGTNYDYYETCFDQFQNQEPLGVDSSFTVVQKQKFTIRAVSPEYCYATETTKVIIIGSFLCHDSDSTWACMFGDVEVPAEIIQDGVICCEAPSYLLGKVNLCVTSGNRVPCSEVRGFEFRNKTTSCTRCNSLETEGSKSLEDLLLLVRFAEMLLSASTTKDDRIESGSYLSTEQKDDDDSWSHIIIDTLLDGTRTSSDTVNWLLEELLKDKLQLWLSNRRDEGTGCSFSRKEQGIIHMISGLGFEWALSPILSCGVNINFRDINGWTALHWAARFGREKMVASLIASGASAGAVTDPSSQDPTGKTAASIAASHGHKGLAGYLSEVDLTSHLSSLTLEESELSKGSSELEAELTVSSVSKENLVASEDQVSLQAFLDAVRNAAQAAARIQAAFRAHSFRKRKEREAAADAGLDGYCIDAGSIDNNISVLSAVSKLSSQSCRDYNLAALSIQKKYRGWKGRKEFLALRQKVVKIQACVRGYQVRKQYKLILWAVGILDKVVLRWRRKRIGIRSVRQEMESNEEESDDEDFLSVFRKEKVNAAIEKALKQVLSMVHSSGARQQYRRLLLLYRQAKAKTERGSTSDEAPLSTSEEEVSNMEDDDLCQFWETFWPS
- the LOC100306350 gene encoding uncharacterized protein LOC100306350: MEQDRRFELIDQAIQKLVHDNTNKVQESLHNNDAQYQHPLSHLLSVSQLKMLKGEEILEQFEASSSSEPVASITQETESENEDAGESKGSENDEIIKELKKLKRQNFVTHCLLSVMIVLTVAWQLSEVSLILKVKDGISHPFRSFGNMLKGMVKVPNMNGQEADDKEHPSESPSIPSMIIPNMSHNGN